AGAGCAAAAGGGAGAGGAGTCGATTCCAGACCTCTTTATTTCAGCTGGATTCGATTTGTTTTTCGACAAAGAGCTCTTTGGAAAGTACAGGTCCAGCGAGCTTTTCAAAGACATAACAGGATTTGAAAGATACAACTCGGACTTTGAAAACGAGGAGATAAACCTGAGAGACCCAGACGGACATTACTCTATGGTAGGTGTAGTGCCGGCGGTCTTCCTTGTAAATACAGAGGAGCTTGACGGAAGAGAGATACCGAAGAGCTGGGAGGAACTGCTCTCAGATGAATTTTTCAACAGCGTCAGCCTTCCTATAGCCGATTTCGACCTCTTCAACTCCATACTTCTAGCAGTCTACAAGAACTTCGGAGAAGACGGGGTGGTGAAGTTAGGCAGGATACTTAAGTCCAGCATGCACCCAGCGGAGATGGTCAAGTCGTACAGAAAGAGCTCCGATAAGCCAGTGGTTACGATAATGCCTTATTTCTTCACCAATATGATAAGAGAGAACGACCCTATGGAGCCTGTGTGGCCGGAGGACGGAGCCATAATAAGCCCTATATTTATGCTGAGCAAGAGCGAAAAGAGCGAAAAGCTGAAGCCGCTTGTGGACTTCTTCGCCTCGAAAGAGGTGGGAGAGATACTTTCCCACAACGGAAGATTTCCTAGCGTGAATCCGGAAGTGGACAACAAACTTGACGAGACCCAGAAGTTTATGTGGGTAGGATGGGATTTCATAAATTCAAATGACATAGGCAAGCTCATAGCGAGTTGCGAAGACATATTCAACAGAGCAGTGAAGGGGGAGATTTAGATGAACCTTGTGACAGTTTCGGGACCGCCTTCGTCGGGCAAGACCTCGGTGATACTGAAGACCATAGATGCGATAAAGATGAAAGGGCTCAAGGTGGGAGTGGTGAAGTTCGACTGCCTCTATACAGACGACGACGAGCTCTACAGAAAGGCCGGAGTGCCTGTGAGGAAAGGCCTTTCAGGTTCTCTCTGTCCGGACCATTACTTTGTGAGCAATATAGAGGAAGTGGTGAACTGGGGCATAAATCAGGAGCTGGATATGCTCATAACCGAGAGCGCCGGGCTTTGCAACAGATGCTCGCCCTATATAAAAGACATAGTGTCGGTGTGTGTGATAGACAACTTAAGCGGAATAAACACCCCTAAAAAGATAGGTCCTATGCTGAAGACAGCGGACATAGTTGTGATAACTAAAGGGGACATAGTCTCGCAGGCTGAGCGAGAGGTATTCGCCTCTAGAGTCAACTCGGTGAATCCTAAGGCCGTAATAATCCATGTAAACGGGCTTACCGGTCAAGGGGCTTTCGAGTTCAGCACATTGCTTCGGGATAAGAAAAACGAGATAGAGACTGTGAAGGGTAAGGAGCTGAGATTCCCTATGCCTTCGGCGCTCTGCTCGTACTGCCTCGGGGAGACGAGAATAGGAGACGACTACCAGATGGGAAATGTCAGAAAAATAGAGCTAGGTGATGAAGATGATAAATAGAGAGAAGATAGTTTCAAAGAAAATAGCGGATTTAAGAAGCGAATACCCTTTTGTGGACTCGTTCTTTGAGGACAACAAGCTGGACCTAGAATCCATTGGAGATATGAGCTTCAGGGAGTATCTGAACAGCTACACGCTAGAGGAGATAGACGAGTGGGCCATAGATACGGAAAAGCTGGAAGAGGACCTGGCCGAGTATATCTCCCAGATGGTTGAGTTTCTTGGGCTTGAAAAAGACAAGGTAGAGAGCCTTACGATATTGGCCGGAGTGAACAAGAGCGGAGAGACTGAAAGCTTTGGAGAGTTCACCATAAAGAGGAGCGAGATAGTCTCGATAGTGGGGCCTACAGGGTCTGGGAAGAGCAGGCTGCTTGCCGACATAGAGTGGGCGGCGGATGGAGACACCCCTACAAAGAGAAGGATACTTGTAAACGGAGAAACTCCGGACAAGAGCAACAGGTTTTCCACAAGCAACAAGCTTGTAGCCCAGCTCTCGCAGAACATGAACTTTGTAATGGACCTGACCGTAAGGGAGTTTCTGGAGCT
This DNA window, taken from Andreesenia angusta, encodes the following:
- a CDS encoding ABC transporter substrate-binding protein, encoding MENRYFSIKDTLYEITEKHPEAIELLVSIGFENMADAEQRAKFGKHITLEKALMLKKISAEGFSEQLLERIESREETSTGGSGETVKIAGVLPCPVKFPLMESFEKWLAENSEGLGFEIEHELKAASSGLGWLIESLEQKGEESIPDLFISAGFDLFFDKELFGKYRSSELFKDITGFERYNSDFENEEINLRDPDGHYSMVGVVPAVFLVNTEELDGREIPKSWEELLSDEFFNSVSLPIADFDLFNSILLAVYKNFGEDGVVKLGRILKSSMHPAEMVKSYRKSSDKPVVTIMPYFFTNMIRENDPMEPVWPEDGAIISPIFMLSKSEKSEKLKPLVDFFASKEVGEILSHNGRFPSVNPEVDNKLDETQKFMWVGWDFINSNDIGKLIASCEDIFNRAVKGEI
- a CDS encoding GTP-binding protein, producing the protein MNLVTVSGPPSSGKTSVILKTIDAIKMKGLKVGVVKFDCLYTDDDELYRKAGVPVRKGLSGSLCPDHYFVSNIEEVVNWGINQELDMLITESAGLCNRCSPYIKDIVSVCVIDNLSGINTPKKIGPMLKTADIVVITKGDIVSQAEREVFASRVNSVNPKAVIIHVNGLTGQGAFEFSTLLRDKKNEIETVKGKELRFPMPSALCSYCLGETRIGDDYQMGNVRKIELGDEDDK
- a CDS encoding ATP-binding cassette domain-containing protein, encoding MKMINREKIVSKKIADLRSEYPFVDSFFEDNKLDLESIGDMSFREYLNSYTLEEIDEWAIDTEKLEEDLAEYISQMVEFLGLEKDKVESLTILAGVNKSGETESFGEFTIKRSEIVSIVGPTGSGKSRLLADIEWAADGDTPTKRRILVNGETPDKSNRFSTSNKLVAQLSQNMNFVMDLTVREFLELHAKSRLVENVEEMVQRIVEAANELAGEKFSLDTAVTGLSGGQSRALMIADTAILSTSPIVLIDEIENAGIDRKKALDVLVNEEKIVLMATHDPSLALMADRRIVIKNGGIKSIIETGPEEKARLSELEAIDKLVSEMRTKLRNGETVGI